From Candidatus Dormiibacterota bacterium, the proteins below share one genomic window:
- a CDS encoding radical SAM protein gives MEALTAGLAYCDRRGRIYFDETAVPLADGGVVREAHADELIAAPAGTMPMILPQRHPLTASGPASRRYALAAALPAGYTRLLVPAYESEPDAPALPLFGYTFACVLNDTLHVAAMRTDESEDWLPRRFEPGQLEAVLDRRLAEDVENRVLAQVARCSREYGCFTAQNVFLERGEAALPVSPRCNARCIGCISEQEPQTHVPSPQERISYEISAQELARVAIRHLERVDDGIVSFGQGCEGEPLLRSSAIARAIDIIREKRRNGTINLNTNGSMPRALGTCIDAGLDAVRISLNSFRPAVYAAYYRPIGYELDDVLASARLAVERGLRVSLNLLTHPGVTDDAEEVAAAAAFLRNVPVAMVQTRTLNIDPECYFAAVGRSREPLGMRAALDAIRAAGAAVGNFTHTH, from the coding sequence GTGGAAGCTCTAACGGCGGGGCTCGCGTACTGCGATCGGCGCGGTCGAATCTACTTCGACGAGACGGCAGTCCCTCTGGCCGACGGCGGCGTCGTTCGCGAAGCGCACGCCGACGAGTTGATCGCCGCACCGGCAGGAACGATGCCGATGATTCTCCCGCAGCGTCATCCGCTCACGGCCTCGGGCCCGGCGTCGAGACGCTACGCACTTGCGGCTGCTTTACCCGCAGGGTACACGCGGCTTCTCGTTCCTGCGTACGAATCGGAGCCGGACGCGCCGGCTCTGCCGCTCTTCGGCTACACCTTTGCCTGCGTCCTCAACGATACGCTGCACGTTGCCGCGATGCGAACGGACGAGAGCGAGGATTGGCTCCCGCGGCGCTTCGAGCCGGGTCAGCTGGAGGCGGTGCTCGATCGCCGTCTCGCGGAGGACGTAGAGAATCGCGTGCTCGCACAAGTTGCCCGTTGCTCGCGCGAGTACGGATGCTTCACCGCGCAGAACGTCTTTCTCGAGCGCGGCGAAGCGGCGCTTCCGGTTTCCCCGCGGTGCAACGCCCGCTGCATCGGCTGCATCTCGGAGCAGGAGCCGCAGACGCACGTTCCCTCGCCGCAGGAACGGATCTCGTATGAGATCTCTGCGCAGGAGCTGGCGCGCGTGGCCATCCGGCATCTCGAGCGCGTCGACGACGGCATCGTCTCCTTCGGCCAAGGGTGCGAAGGCGAGCCGTTGCTTCGGTCCTCGGCGATTGCGCGGGCCATCGACATCATTCGCGAGAAGCGCCGCAACGGAACGATCAATCTCAACACCAACGGCAGCATGCCGCGTGCGCTCGGGACCTGCATCGACGCTGGGCTGGACGCGGTGCGTATCAGCCTCAACTCCTTTCGTCCCGCCGTCTACGCGGCCTACTACCGGCCGATCGGATACGAACTCGACGACGTCCTCGCGTCCGCGCGTCTCGCCGTCGAGCGCGGCCTTCGGGTCTCGCTCAATCTGTTGACGCACCCCGGCGTCACCGACGACGCAGAGGAAGTGGCGGCGGCGGCGGCATTTCTGCGCAACGTTCCCGTGGCGATGGTGCAGACGCGCACGCTCAATATCGACCCCGAATGCTACTTCGCCGCCGTCGGGCGGTCGCGAGAGCCGCTCGGCATGCGCGCCGCGCTCGACGCGATTCGCGCGGCTGGAGCGGCCGTGGGCAACTTCACGCACACGCACTA
- the dapF gene encoding diaminopimelate epimerase has product MNSMRLVKMHGAHNDFVVVDAREAAVERGPELARCLCDRRGGIGADGLLVVGSSRIAQVAMRVFNADGSEAEMCGNGIRCVARYLDEAGEGAALMVETEAGVIATRVVAREPQYLVRVAMGVPRFESVALELAQARVVSLGNPHVVLLRAAGDDMDLVATAIALQRSPALPQGANVHLAVVENEHALRVRHWERGVGLTQACGTGAVACAATAIALGRARSPVDVHVPGGVLVVEWDGEGEAHLTGPAMRVFETAIDPWKL; this is encoded by the coding sequence ATGAACTCCATGCGTTTGGTGAAGATGCACGGCGCGCACAACGACTTCGTCGTGGTCGATGCGCGCGAAGCGGCCGTCGAGCGGGGGCCCGAGCTCGCGCGGTGCCTCTGCGACCGGCGCGGTGGTATCGGAGCGGACGGTCTGCTCGTGGTCGGCTCGTCACGCATCGCGCAGGTTGCGATGCGCGTCTTCAATGCGGATGGTAGCGAAGCCGAGATGTGCGGAAACGGAATCCGCTGCGTCGCACGCTATCTCGACGAGGCGGGCGAGGGCGCCGCTCTCATGGTCGAGACCGAAGCCGGCGTCATTGCGACGCGCGTGGTTGCCCGCGAGCCGCAGTATCTCGTTCGCGTCGCAATGGGCGTTCCGCGTTTCGAATCGGTCGCACTCGAGCTCGCGCAGGCGCGCGTCGTCTCGCTCGGAAATCCCCACGTCGTCCTGTTGCGAGCCGCAGGCGACGACATGGATCTGGTAGCGACGGCGATCGCGTTGCAACGCTCGCCGGCCTTGCCGCAGGGCGCGAACGTCCACCTCGCCGTCGTCGAGAACGAGCACGCCCTGCGCGTGCGCCATTGGGAGCGCGGCGTCGGGCTGACGCAAGCGTGCGGCACCGGCGCCGTCGCGTGTGCCGCTACCGCCATCGCGCTCGGACGCGCGCGCTCGCCGGTCGACGTACACGTTCCTGGCGGCGTCTTGGTCGTCGAATGGGACGGCGAAGGAGAAGCGCATCTCACCGGCCCTGCGATGCGCGTTTTCGAAACGGCGATCGACCCGTGGAAGCTCTAA
- the miaA gene encoding tRNA (adenosine(37)-N6)-dimethylallyltransferase MiaA, producing the protein MDVLLLGGPTACGKTAAALALARAFDAEIVGADSRQIYRDMPIGTAAPTPEQLATVPHHLVGIVDPYERYSAARFALDAIRAIQEIRARAKRTIVAGGTGFYLRALAGEVALAPQYDRGLRQRLAIEARVHPAGVLHAWLASRDPVRAAALHPEDTYRVLRALEVALASGVAPDRDGALPTLASQGIGFAYAVLDVPLDELDARIERRVDAMLAAGFVDEAERIGAQAVASNAVGYPLALAWARGWSTAGELRRLLARATRRYARRQRAWFRGERTARRVRADALEAFARETLGWR; encoded by the coding sequence ATGGACGTCCTGCTGCTCGGCGGTCCAACCGCTTGCGGAAAGACTGCGGCCGCACTCGCGCTCGCCCGGGCGTTCGACGCGGAGATCGTGGGAGCCGACTCGCGCCAAATCTATCGCGACATGCCGATTGGAACCGCGGCTCCCACGCCGGAGCAGCTCGCCACTGTTCCACATCATCTCGTCGGAATCGTCGATCCGTACGAACGATATTCGGCGGCGCGCTTCGCGTTGGATGCGATACGTGCGATCCAAGAGATTCGCGCACGCGCGAAGCGCACGATCGTCGCCGGCGGAACGGGATTCTATCTGCGTGCGCTCGCGGGGGAGGTTGCTCTTGCTCCCCAGTACGATCGCGGCCTTCGGCAGCGCCTGGCGATCGAGGCACGCGTGCATCCCGCCGGCGTGCTCCACGCATGGCTCGCATCGCGGGATCCCGTCCGAGCGGCGGCGCTCCATCCGGAGGACACCTATCGCGTGCTGCGCGCATTAGAAGTCGCCCTCGCGAGCGGCGTGGCCCCGGACCGCGACGGTGCTCTGCCGACGCTTGCGTCGCAGGGTATCGGCTTTGCGTACGCGGTGCTCGACGTGCCCCTCGACGAGCTGGACGCGCGCATCGAGCGGCGCGTCGACGCGATGCTCGCCGCCGGGTTCGTCGACGAAGCCGAGCGCATCGGGGCACAAGCGGTCGCTTCGAACGCGGTCGGCTACCCGCTCGCGCTCGCGTGGGCCCGTGGATGGTCGACGGCGGGAGAGCTTCGCCGGTTGCTCGCGCGGGCGACGCGGCGGTATGCGCGGCGTCAACGCGCCTGGTTTCGCGGCGAGCGCACCGCGCGCCGCGTTCGTGCGGACGCTCTCGAGGCGTTCGCAAGGGAAACTCTGGGTTGGCGGTAA
- the mutL gene encoding DNA mismatch repair endonuclease MutL: MPKTDSEPSPTIRLLDAVTVGQIAAGEVIERPASVVKELVENAVDARAARVTVSVERGGADLVEVIDDGAGIAPEQLALAVTRHATSKLAAAADLHAIATLGFRGEGLASIAAVSELEIVSRTRDAPIGSRVTAHAEASSAVEPFAAPPGTRVRARHLFAEVPARREFLRSPGAEFARISGLLSTFALAYPRITFTLRHDGKDVWVMPASDDPRERLAMVFGRQAASALIPLAQADRTLGGSLSGFISTPGNDRPDRRLQLLFVNGRAVRGGAMAGAWSAGYATFTMLGRQPYGVLFLDLPPENIDANVHPTKSEVRFRYGAQVLDAVRRTIASTLREDAAQRLQDHAGSTGSVTFSAMASGVPAAVTLFENAGAIASENGDGGLRVLGQVDRTYIVATDGEALLLVDQHAAHERVAYEAIVAHVASEPLLVPYVVDLDATQSDALAHVLDALAEGGLEIESFGERSYRIVATPAGYGARAFDLAGFLDDLTDGRKQRDARERVWASLACHSVTVAGERLEMEEMATLVRRLGSCSNPMHCPHGRPTMVRLEPSEIARLFKR; encoded by the coding sequence ATGCCTAAGACTGATTCGGAGCCGAGTCCAACGATTCGGCTTCTCGACGCGGTGACGGTCGGTCAGATTGCCGCGGGCGAAGTGATCGAGCGCCCGGCATCGGTGGTGAAGGAGTTGGTCGAGAATGCCGTCGATGCCCGCGCCGCCCGCGTCACCGTGAGCGTAGAGCGCGGCGGCGCCGATCTCGTGGAGGTGATCGACGACGGCGCGGGGATCGCGCCTGAGCAGCTCGCGCTCGCTGTTACGCGGCACGCGACCAGCAAGCTCGCGGCTGCGGCCGATCTGCATGCGATCGCAACCCTCGGGTTTCGGGGCGAGGGATTGGCGTCGATTGCCGCCGTGAGCGAGCTGGAGATCGTTTCGCGGACGCGCGACGCACCGATCGGTTCGCGCGTCACGGCGCACGCGGAAGCATCGTCGGCGGTCGAGCCGTTCGCGGCGCCCCCGGGCACGCGCGTGCGAGCACGTCACCTCTTCGCGGAGGTGCCGGCGCGCCGCGAGTTTTTGCGCTCGCCAGGCGCCGAGTTTGCCCGCATCTCCGGCCTGCTCTCCACCTTTGCGCTCGCGTATCCGAGAATCACCTTTACGCTGCGTCACGACGGCAAAGACGTGTGGGTTATGCCGGCGAGCGACGATCCGCGCGAGCGGCTCGCGATGGTCTTCGGGCGACAGGCCGCGAGTGCGCTGATTCCGCTCGCGCAGGCCGATCGAACGCTCGGAGGAAGCCTGAGCGGCTTCATCAGCACGCCGGGGAACGATCGCCCGGACCGCCGTCTGCAGTTGCTCTTCGTCAACGGCCGCGCGGTACGCGGCGGAGCGATGGCGGGGGCGTGGAGCGCAGGTTACGCGACGTTTACCATGCTGGGTCGACAGCCGTACGGCGTCCTCTTTCTCGATCTCCCGCCGGAGAACATCGACGCAAACGTCCATCCGACCAAGAGCGAGGTGCGTTTTCGCTACGGCGCGCAAGTGCTCGATGCCGTTCGCAGGACGATTGCATCGACGCTGCGCGAAGATGCAGCGCAACGCTTGCAAGACCATGCCGGAAGCACCGGCAGCGTTACGTTCTCCGCGATGGCGAGCGGCGTTCCCGCTGCGGTGACGCTGTTCGAGAACGCTGGCGCGATCGCGAGCGAGAACGGCGACGGCGGTCTGCGCGTGCTCGGTCAGGTCGACCGAACGTACATCGTGGCCACGGACGGCGAGGCGCTGCTCCTCGTGGATCAGCATGCCGCGCACGAGCGCGTCGCATACGAGGCGATCGTCGCTCACGTTGCGAGCGAGCCGCTCCTGGTGCCGTACGTCGTGGATCTCGACGCGACGCAGAGCGACGCGCTCGCGCACGTTCTCGATGCGCTCGCCGAGGGCGGTCTCGAGATCGAGTCGTTCGGAGAGCGCAGCTATCGCATCGTTGCAACGCCCGCCGGCTACGGGGCGCGGGCCTTCGATCTCGCGGGATTTCTCGACGACCTGACCGACGGGAGGAAGCAGCGCGACGCTCGCGAGCGCGTCTGGGCATCGCTCGCGTGCCACTCCGTGACCGTTGCTGGCGAGCGGCTCGAAATGGAGGAGATGGCGACGCTCGTGCGGCGCCTCGGATCATGCTCGAACCCGATGCACTGTCCGCACGGACGGCCGACGATGGTGCGCTTGGAGCCGAGCGAGATCGCGCGTCTGTTCAAACGCTAG
- the mutS gene encoding DNA mismatch repair protein MutS, with amino-acid sequence MSQARKYPPMLEQYFGMKARHPEAILLSRVGDFYEAYGEDAETVARALQIALTSKEAGGGRRVAMAGVPHHALTQYLAKLVQQRFVVALADQLEAPQPNKLVARDVTRIVTPGTLIEEQFLDGKTNNYLCAIAALGDAFALAYADVSTGQCAATAFADEDAYDEMMAELVRVAPTEVIADLPTEIRATMAFAVEELGARFAAPVLGVVEERDRGAIDGFSLDESMAIHRALDALGAFVRRTALCGTSLILDPQPYRSRGFLALDPSTRKHLELTKADGQNPRATLLATLDCCETAMGSRTLARWILAPLLDPRRISDRQDAVQVMLAEHARRGAVRELLRGCFDLERIAQRVRFGRATPRDLASLRRTLEIFEPLRASLPEAFASRLAVLGGFGDLLGDLRATLVDEPPLLVSAGGVIRPDADAELAECVSLRSDARSKLSELEERERRRTGIKTLRLKYASPFGYAIEISRSYAGELPPEYVRKQTLANGERYITPELKELELAISTAQTRQERIEERLYGALCERVAARTAALLEAAHALAEIDVFCALAHCAAERGYVRPTFADASAIAIEDGRHPVMEAVLHASFVPNDLRLRSHDQRFILLTGPNMGGKSTYLRQAGLLVIMAQIGSFVPAKTMELGIVDRIFTRIGAGDDLAAGHSTFYMEMTEAANILRRSTRRSLLLIDEVGRGTGTIDGLAIAQAICEYLLGLEEQTPMVLFATHFHELCALAEHWPFVANHHITAVENTARDGAPVFSHRVQPGSSSRSFGIEVARMAGLPEAVIERAREVADALSGNADVEANVPLRRRLRKPTPSELQLSFLRPDA; translated from the coding sequence GTGAGCCAAGCGCGCAAGTACCCGCCGATGCTCGAGCAGTACTTCGGGATGAAGGCGCGGCATCCCGAGGCGATATTGCTCTCGCGCGTCGGCGACTTCTACGAAGCCTACGGAGAGGACGCGGAGACGGTTGCGCGCGCGCTGCAGATCGCGTTGACGAGTAAGGAAGCGGGCGGCGGTCGGCGCGTCGCGATGGCGGGCGTGCCGCATCACGCGCTGACGCAGTATCTGGCGAAGCTCGTGCAACAGCGTTTCGTCGTCGCGCTTGCCGATCAACTCGAGGCGCCTCAGCCGAACAAGCTGGTCGCCCGCGACGTCACGCGCATCGTCACCCCCGGGACGCTGATCGAAGAACAGTTTCTCGACGGGAAGACCAACAACTACCTCTGCGCGATCGCCGCGCTGGGCGACGCCTTTGCGCTCGCCTACGCAGACGTCTCGACGGGACAATGCGCCGCTACCGCCTTTGCCGACGAGGACGCATACGACGAAATGATGGCGGAGCTGGTTCGCGTCGCGCCTACGGAGGTCATCGCGGACCTCCCTACGGAGATTCGAGCGACGATGGCCTTCGCCGTCGAAGAGCTCGGCGCGCGCTTTGCGGCGCCCGTCCTCGGTGTCGTGGAGGAACGGGATCGCGGCGCGATCGACGGGTTCTCTCTCGACGAGTCGATGGCGATCCACCGCGCGCTTGATGCGCTCGGCGCGTTCGTTCGGCGGACCGCTCTGTGCGGCACGTCGCTGATATTGGATCCGCAGCCTTATCGCTCGCGCGGTTTTCTCGCGCTCGATCCGTCGACGCGTAAACATCTAGAGCTGACGAAGGCCGATGGGCAGAACCCGCGCGCGACGCTGCTCGCGACGCTCGACTGCTGCGAGACGGCCATGGGATCGCGAACGCTCGCTCGCTGGATCCTCGCACCGCTCCTCGACCCGCGGCGAATCTCCGATCGACAGGACGCCGTGCAGGTGATGCTCGCGGAACACGCCCGCAGAGGGGCCGTTCGCGAGCTGCTTCGGGGATGTTTCGATCTCGAGCGCATCGCGCAGCGCGTGCGCTTTGGGCGCGCGACGCCGCGGGATCTCGCGTCGCTGCGCAGGACGCTCGAGATCTTCGAGCCGTTGCGCGCTTCTCTCCCGGAGGCGTTCGCGTCGCGCCTCGCGGTCCTCGGCGGGTTCGGCGATCTCCTGGGCGATCTGCGTGCGACGCTCGTCGACGAGCCGCCGCTCCTCGTTTCCGCAGGCGGCGTCATTCGTCCTGATGCCGATGCGGAGCTTGCAGAATGCGTGAGCCTGCGCAGCGACGCGCGCTCGAAACTCTCGGAGCTCGAGGAGCGCGAGCGCCGGCGGACCGGCATCAAGACGCTGAGGCTGAAGTACGCAAGCCCATTCGGCTACGCGATCGAGATTAGCCGTTCGTATGCGGGCGAGCTTCCGCCGGAGTACGTGCGAAAGCAGACGCTTGCGAACGGCGAGCGTTACATCACCCCGGAGCTCAAGGAGCTTGAGCTCGCGATCTCGACCGCGCAGACGCGCCAAGAGCGTATCGAAGAGCGCCTCTACGGCGCACTCTGCGAGCGCGTCGCGGCGCGCACCGCCGCGCTGCTCGAAGCGGCGCACGCACTCGCCGAAATCGACGTATTCTGCGCGCTCGCGCACTGCGCCGCGGAGCGCGGATACGTTCGCCCAACCTTCGCCGACGCGAGCGCGATTGCGATAGAAGACGGGCGCCATCCGGTAATGGAAGCGGTCCTGCACGCGAGCTTCGTGCCGAACGACCTTCGGCTGCGCTCGCACGATCAGCGCTTCATCTTGCTGACCGGGCCGAACATGGGCGGCAAATCCACCTATCTGCGCCAGGCGGGCTTGCTCGTCATCATGGCGCAGATCGGTTCGTTCGTTCCGGCGAAAACGATGGAGCTCGGGATCGTCGACCGAATCTTCACGCGCATCGGTGCGGGGGACGACCTCGCTGCCGGACACTCTACCTTTTATATGGAGATGACCGAGGCCGCCAACATTCTGCGTCGAAGCACGCGGCGTTCGCTGTTGCTCATCGACGAGGTTGGGCGTGGAACCGGTACGATCGATGGGCTTGCGATCGCGCAGGCGATCTGCGAGTATCTGCTCGGCCTCGAAGAGCAGACGCCTATGGTGCTCTTCGCGACACACTTTCACGAGCTGTGCGCGCTCGCCGAGCACTGGCCGTTCGTTGCTAACCATCACATCACGGCGGTGGAGAACACGGCTCGCGACGGCGCGCCGGTCTTTTCGCATCGCGTTCAGCCGGGAAGTTCGTCGCGCAGCTTCGGCATCGAGGTCGCGCGCATGGCGGGCTTGCCCGAGGCCGTCATCGAGCGCGCCCGCGAAGTCGCCGATGCGCTCTCGGGCAACGCCGACGTCGAAGCGAACGTCCCGCTGCGACGGCGCTTGCGCAAGCCCACGCCGTCCGAGCTCCAGCTCTCCTTCCTACGTCCCGATGCCTAA
- the miaB gene encoding tRNA (N6-isopentenyl adenosine(37)-C2)-methylthiotransferase MiaB: MARVYIETFGCQMNEADSQYIADRAVAAGYAVAQRPEEANVVVVNTCTVRDNAERRAYGRIHHFKLLKERDPRVRLVVVGCLAEQDRDRMRARAPHVDAVFGTKELAAFADRLDAWRAEYDDLAALDDETIASDALLLQPFGGTADGLADAFSHLRAFVTVQRGCSYYCTFCIVPHVRGRFDHRAKNAILGEVSDRLRAGAREVMLVGQTVNAWRDPADGADFGDLCRAVAALDGLERLTFISPHPKDFTEKTIADLAAVTGMNPRIHLPLQSGSDAMLRRMNRKYTRAGFEERVAWIRRSLPGWAITTDLIVGFPGETEDDFAQTLDIVRSGVFANAFTFMYSQRRGTPAAAWDQVDPAVVAQRFRRLVDAQNAATQAYHTRKIGTTVRCLIVGSSKKDNARLAAKSGDNVTVVAAKPPDFDDTAYARTPWLDVSIDASHLWGCTGRVVRRAARVRDEGIRVAQPAIDLIAG; this comes from the coding sequence ATGGCGCGCGTTTACATTGAAACCTTCGGCTGTCAGATGAATGAGGCAGATTCGCAGTATATTGCGGATCGCGCCGTCGCCGCCGGCTATGCGGTAGCGCAGCGACCGGAAGAGGCGAACGTCGTCGTCGTCAATACATGCACCGTGCGCGACAATGCCGAGCGTCGCGCGTACGGCCGCATCCACCACTTCAAGCTGTTGAAGGAGCGAGATCCTCGCGTGCGGCTCGTCGTCGTCGGCTGCCTTGCCGAGCAGGATCGCGATCGGATGCGCGCGCGCGCCCCGCACGTCGACGCGGTCTTCGGCACGAAGGAGCTCGCCGCGTTCGCAGACCGCCTCGACGCGTGGCGCGCGGAGTACGACGATCTCGCTGCGCTCGATGACGAAACGATTGCGAGCGACGCGCTCTTGCTCCAGCCGTTCGGCGGCACGGCCGATGGCCTCGCAGACGCGTTCTCGCACCTGCGCGCATTCGTCACGGTGCAGCGCGGCTGTTCCTACTATTGCACGTTCTGCATCGTTCCGCACGTGCGCGGTCGTTTCGATCATCGCGCGAAGAACGCGATTCTCGGCGAGGTTAGCGATCGACTGAGGGCGGGCGCCCGCGAGGTGATGCTCGTCGGTCAGACCGTAAACGCGTGGCGCGACCCGGCCGACGGCGCGGACTTCGGCGACCTCTGCCGAGCCGTCGCCGCCCTCGACGGCCTCGAGCGCCTCACGTTCATCTCGCCGCATCCGAAGGACTTCACGGAGAAGACGATCGCCGACCTCGCGGCCGTTACCGGCATGAACCCTCGCATCCATCTACCGCTTCAATCGGGCAGCGACGCGATGCTGCGGCGCATGAATCGCAAGTATACGCGCGCGGGTTTCGAAGAACGCGTGGCGTGGATACGGCGTTCGCTGCCCGGCTGGGCGATCACCACCGACCTCATCGTCGGCTTCCCGGGCGAAACCGAGGACGATTTCGCGCAGACGCTCGATATCGTGCGCAGCGGAGTATTCGCAAACGCCTTCACCTTCATGTACTCGCAGCGGCGCGGGACGCCCGCGGCTGCGTGGGACCAGGTGGATCCGGCGGTGGTCGCGCAGCGGTTTCGCCGGCTCGTCGACGCACAGAACGCGGCGACGCAAGCGTATCACACGCGCAAGATCGGCACGACGGTGCGTTGCTTGATCGTAGGGAGCTCGAAGAAAGACAACGCCAGGCTCGCCGCAAAGAGCGGCGACAACGTGACGGTCGTCGCTGCGAAGCCGCCGGATTTCGACGATACGGCATACGCGCGCACGCCGTGGCTCGACGTGTCGATCGACGCGTCGCATCTCTGGGGTTGCACGGGGCGGGTCGTGCGTCGCGCCGCGCGCGTTCGCGACGAGGGGATCCGCGTCGCGCAGCCGGCAATCGATCTGATCGCCGGATGA
- the der gene encoding ribosome biogenesis GTPase Der produces MFQPATVAIVGRPNVGKSALFNRLVGRRLAIVEATAGVTRDRLYALAEWRGSFFTLVDTAGIDPDAGHGDIEASTSRQAEVAAQQADVVLFAVDAQVGRQPLDEDVARILRSTRRPVVLVANKSESPSAAASALAEFAPLGFGEPVTVSAIHGEGTGDLLDRIVELLPTPTATPDDEKELAIAIVGRPNVGKSSLLNALLGEERAIVSEVPGTTRDAIDTIMRRHERTLRLIDTAGMRKKPEAHGAIEYYAALRSLAAIARCDIALLLFDSTAGVTALDRRLAGIVIEERKGLILVGNKWDLAREQGGDFSQGELANAVHDLLPFARFAPVTFLSAKTHRRLGSLIPLVEQIAENLDRRIPTAALNTIVRDAVLTHPAPAVGGRMLRVFYASQPQTHPPLFVFHCNDPTLVQPSYERFLENVLRRHCDFTGVPLSFQFRPRRTEEAGA; encoded by the coding sequence GTGTTCCAGCCGGCAACTGTCGCAATCGTCGGTCGGCCGAACGTCGGCAAGAGCGCGCTCTTCAATCGCCTGGTCGGCCGGCGCCTCGCAATCGTCGAGGCGACTGCCGGCGTCACGCGCGACCGGCTCTACGCTCTCGCGGAGTGGCGCGGCTCCTTTTTCACCCTCGTGGACACCGCCGGCATCGATCCCGATGCCGGCCACGGCGACATCGAGGCCTCCACGAGCCGCCAAGCGGAGGTGGCCGCGCAACAGGCGGACGTCGTGCTCTTTGCCGTGGACGCACAGGTCGGTCGCCAGCCGCTGGACGAGGACGTCGCGCGCATCCTGCGCTCCACGCGGCGGCCGGTCGTACTCGTCGCGAACAAATCGGAATCGCCGAGCGCGGCGGCATCGGCGCTCGCCGAGTTCGCGCCGCTCGGCTTCGGCGAGCCGGTCACGGTCTCCGCAATCCACGGTGAGGGGACGGGCGACCTCCTCGATCGCATCGTCGAGCTACTGCCCACGCCAACGGCGACGCCCGACGACGAGAAGGAGCTCGCGATCGCCATCGTCGGCCGCCCGAATGTCGGCAAGAGCTCGCTGCTCAATGCCCTTCTCGGCGAAGAGCGCGCGATCGTCTCGGAGGTTCCCGGGACGACGCGCGATGCGATCGACACGATCATGCGACGTCACGAGCGCACGCTGCGCCTCATCGACACGGCGGGCATGCGCAAAAAACCCGAGGCGCACGGCGCGATCGAATATTATGCCGCGCTGCGCTCTCTTGCGGCGATCGCACGCTGCGACATCGCCCTCCTGCTCTTCGATTCGACGGCAGGCGTGACGGCGCTCGACCGCCGGCTGGCCGGCATCGTCATCGAGGAGCGCAAAGGGCTTATCTTGGTCGGCAACAAGTGGGATCTCGCGCGCGAGCAAGGCGGTGACTTCAGCCAAGGGGAGCTTGCCAACGCCGTGCACGATCTTCTGCCGTTCGCGCGCTTTGCGCCGGTAACGTTCCTCTCTGCGAAGACGCATCGCCGGCTCGGCAGCCTCATCCCCCTCGTCGAGCAGATCGCCGAAAATCTCGACCGCCGCATTCCGACCGCGGCACTCAATACCATCGTGCGCGACGCCGTCCTCACCCATCCCGCCCCGGCGGTTGGCGGGCGAATGCTGCGCGTCTTCTACGCCTCGCAACCGCAGACGCACCCGCCGCTCTTCGTCTTCCACTGTAACGATCCGACCCTCGTGCAGCCGTCGTACGAACGCTTTCTCGAAAACGTGCTGCGCCGTCATTGCGATTTTACGGGTGTTCCGCTCAGCTTTCAGTTCCGTCCCCGTCGCACCGAGGAGGCCGGCGCATGA
- the plsY gene encoding glycerol-3-phosphate 1-O-acyltransferase PlsY produces the protein MTLFLIALCAFAIGSIPFGYLVGYFGYRKDIREHGSGNIGAMNALRSLGKTGAAAVLVLDAAKGFAPAFFVAERGYGDTAASIAAAAAVLGHCFSPWLRGRGGKGVATSFGAIFALNVYAGTIAVLGWIAGALATQYSSMGSFFGSLLAPIALYIFSYGSLAQTLYGVFALLLIAYTHRENIARLREGTENPIRLSGASNDIVE, from the coding sequence ATGACTCTCTTCCTGATCGCCCTTTGCGCATTCGCCATCGGCTCGATTCCGTTCGGCTACCTCGTGGGATACTTCGGGTACCGCAAGGACATCCGCGAGCACGGGTCGGGAAACATCGGCGCGATGAACGCGCTGCGGTCCCTTGGGAAGACGGGCGCGGCCGCCGTTCTCGTGCTCGACGCCGCCAAGGGGTTCGCACCGGCGTTCTTCGTCGCCGAACGCGGCTACGGCGATACCGCCGCCTCAATCGCCGCCGCTGCCGCGGTGCTCGGCCATTGCTTCTCGCCGTGGCTTCGCGGCCGCGGAGGCAAAGGCGTGGCAACCTCGTTCGGCGCGATCTTCGCGCTCAACGTCTACGCCGGGACGATCGCAGTACTCGGCTGGATTGCCGGAGCGCTCGCAACGCAATACTCGTCGATGGGCTCCTTCTTCGGCAGCCTGCTCGCGCCGATTGCGCTCTACATCTTCTCCTACGGTTCCCTCGCGCAGACGCTCTACGGCGTTTTTGCGCTGCTTCTCATCGCCTATACGCATCGCGAAAACATCGCTCGCTTGAGAGAAGGAACGGAGAACCCCATCCGCCTATCAGGCGCGAGTAATGATATCGTCGAATGA